The following are from one region of the Stanieria cyanosphaera PCC 7437 genome:
- a CDS encoding RNA recognition motif domain-containing protein, with protein MSVRLYVGNLPKEPIERDALAAMFAEAGDQVSTKVIKDRKTGKCRGFAFVTVPTDEVADEFIEKYNGQSFMDSSLKIEKALPRSKGKTKEDQAATEGTTSPTTASPKRKTTKRGGKKPSNKTTQQSDSIQPDPRWADELAKLKEMLAAANN; from the coding sequence ATGTCTGTTCGTCTTTACGTCGGTAATTTGCCCAAAGAACCAATCGAACGCGATGCTTTAGCAGCAATGTTTGCTGAAGCTGGAGACCAAGTTTCTACTAAAGTAATTAAAGATCGTAAAACTGGCAAATGTCGAGGGTTTGCTTTTGTTACAGTTCCTACCGATGAAGTAGCTGACGAATTTATTGAGAAATATAATGGTCAGTCTTTTATGGACAGTAGCCTAAAAATTGAAAAAGCTTTACCTCGTTCAAAAGGCAAAACTAAGGAAGATCAAGCAGCGACTGAAGGAACAACTAGTCCTACTACTGCTTCTCCCAAGCGAAAAACCACTAAGCGAGGCGGTAAAAAACCAAGCAATAAAACTACTCAGCAGTCAGACTCGATTCAACCAGATCCTCGTTGGGCTGATGAACTAGCTAAACTCAAAGAAATGCTAGCAGCAGC
- a CDS encoding NblA/ycf18 family protein, which yields MLSPINLSLEQQFNLRSFEAQVQQMSHEQAQEFLITLYEQMIVRENMYKEFIKHQWGLDSILEQP from the coding sequence ATGTTATCACCGATAAATCTATCTTTAGAACAACAGTTCAATCTCCGCTCTTTTGAAGCTCAAGTTCAACAAATGAGTCATGAACAAGCTCAAGAGTTTTTGATTACACTTTACGAGCAAATGATTGTTCGAGAAAATATGTATAAAGAGTTTATTAAACATCAATGGGGATTAGACTCTATCTTGGAACAACCATAA
- a CDS encoding universal stress protein, with translation MFNSCLICTDFNDGLHRLVKFVPDLAQSGLKRIVFFHSVPLWEEGEVPRIDKEKIQAAKQRLSEALEQVPEGIEVKIEVVSGKPLDTIPKILEANSIDVILTGTPIRSLLQEKFFGSTSVGLAKQTAQPLMIIRPQLISTYTEEELSLRCQHLWRYLLIPYNDGPSAHYLLEQIKHYAQNRPEKSFQKCLLIWVIDDSTRQGMLAKYRVEEAQQKLKTVKAQLEELGIEVHTEVKVGNPLQQILETALVFDLSAIAVATDYRNTLLQWTVPSLANDVLRRSWFPVLLFSPKN, from the coding sequence ATGTTTAATAGTTGTCTAATCTGTACTGATTTTAATGATGGTTTGCATCGCCTCGTTAAGTTCGTTCCCGATTTAGCTCAGAGCGGTTTAAAAAGAATTGTTTTTTTTCATAGTGTGCCTTTGTGGGAAGAAGGGGAAGTACCCCGTATAGACAAAGAAAAAATTCAAGCAGCTAAACAAAGATTATCCGAAGCATTAGAGCAAGTTCCCGAAGGAATAGAAGTTAAAATTGAAGTAGTTTCAGGAAAACCATTAGACACTATTCCCAAAATTTTAGAGGCTAATTCAATCGACGTAATTCTTACAGGTACACCGATTCGGAGTTTACTACAAGAAAAATTTTTTGGTAGTACTAGCGTTGGTTTGGCAAAACAAACTGCTCAACCACTAATGATCATTCGTCCTCAACTGATTAGTACTTATACTGAAGAAGAGTTATCTTTACGGTGTCAGCATTTGTGGCGATATCTGCTTATTCCCTACAATGATGGTCCTTCAGCGCATTATTTGCTTGAGCAAATCAAACATTATGCTCAAAATCGTCCTGAAAAGTCTTTTCAAAAATGCTTGCTGATTTGGGTGATTGATGACAGTACTAGACAAGGAATGTTGGCTAAATATCGTGTTGAAGAAGCACAACAAAAGTTAAAAACTGTTAAAGCTCAATTAGAAGAGTTAGGGATAGAAGTACATACTGAAGTAAAAGTAGGAAATCCTCTTCAACAAATACTCGAAACGGCTTTAGTTTTTGATCTTAGCGCGATCGCGGTTGCTACTGACTATCGTAATACTCTTTTACAATGGACTGTTCCTAGTTTGGCTAATGATGTTTTGCGACGTAGTTGGTTTCCTGTGCTGCTATTTTCGCCTAAAAATTAA
- the psb28 gene encoding photosystem II reaction center protein Psb28, producing MAEIQFSRGVTEEVIPDIRVTRSRTGNSGTATFYFEFPKILSQESTDEVTGMYLVDEEGEIVTREVKGKFVNGKPTAIEAVLIMKSAEEWERFIRFMDRYAEEHDLGLTKS from the coding sequence ATGGCAGAAATTCAATTTTCTAGAGGTGTAACAGAAGAAGTTATTCCTGATATTCGCGTTACTCGTTCTCGTACTGGTAATAGCGGTACAGCTACTTTTTATTTTGAATTCCCTAAAATTTTGAGTCAAGAAAGTACTGATGAAGTAACTGGAATGTACTTAGTTGACGAAGAAGGAGAGATTGTTACTAGAGAAGTTAAAGGAAAATTTGTTAATGGCAAACCTACAGCAATTGAAGCTGTTTTAATTATGAAATCTGCCGAAGAATGGGAACGTTTTATTCGTTTTATGGATAGATATGCAGAAGAACACGATTTAGGTTTAACTAAATCATAG
- a CDS encoding MogA/MoaB family molybdenum cofactor biosynthesis protein, with protein sequence MNSTPHPDKDFWEIAGAVITISDTRTIETDHSGQIIQQLLLDSGYQVAAYQIVKDEPEQIITQLIQLSGRDDLDVLIFNGGTGIAPRDTTYDAIATRLEKTLPGFGELFRWLSYQEIGSRAIASRAIAGVYHQKLIFSLPGSSNAVRLAMSQLILPELSHLIKQLQGKS encoded by the coding sequence ATGAATTCTACTCCTCATCCAGATAAAGATTTTTGGGAAATTGCTGGTGCGGTGATTACTATCAGCGATACTCGTACCATTGAAACCGATCACAGTGGGCAAATTATTCAGCAACTTTTGCTTGATTCTGGTTATCAGGTGGCAGCATATCAAATTGTTAAAGATGAACCAGAACAAATTATTACTCAATTAATTCAATTGAGCGGTCGCGATGATTTAGATGTTTTAATTTTTAATGGCGGAACAGGAATTGCACCTAGAGATACTACCTATGATGCGATCGCGACTCGTTTGGAAAAGACTTTACCAGGATTTGGAGAGTTGTTTCGTTGGTTGAGTTATCAAGAAATTGGTTCAAGAGCGATCGCGTCACGAGCAATTGCAGGAGTTTATCATCAAAAGCTGATTTTTTCGCTGCCTGGTTCTTCTAATGCGGTTCGACTGGCTATGTCGCAGTTGATTTTGCCTGAGTTATCTCACTTGATCAAACAATTGCAAGGCAAATCATAA
- a CDS encoding NAD-dependent malic enzyme has product MVNLNPSASYSLTVQLEIPNRPGALASVMSAIASVGGSLGDISLLQRNLKYTQRELSIDASSSEHADKIITAIEALPSVKVISYCDRTFAIHQGGKISMVSKLPLKSQSDLAMAYTPGVGRICRAIADEPEQVYSLTIKGNTVAVVTDGSAVLGLGNLGPQAALPVMEGKALLFKEFAKIDAFPICLATQDTEKIIEAVKNIAPVFGGINLEDIAAPRCFEIEQRLRKELDIPVFHDDQHGTAIVSLAALYNALKLVGKTLEEIKIVINGAGAAGIAIANLFKKAGATTIWLCDSKGILSQQRNDLSEEKKVFAVSTSGTLADAMHDADVFLGVSAPGVVTPEMVHTMASQPIVMAMANPIPEIQPELIYDDVAVMATGRSDYPNQINNVLAFPGVFRGALDCRASGITINMYLEAAKAIAALINSEDLDREHIIPSVFDPRVADAVASAVRQAALQDGVARK; this is encoded by the coding sequence ATGGTAAATTTAAACCCCAGTGCCAGCTATAGTTTAACTGTTCAACTTGAAATTCCTAATCGTCCAGGGGCTTTGGCTTCTGTGATGAGTGCGATCGCTTCAGTGGGAGGAAGTTTAGGAGATATTTCTCTTCTGCAACGTAACTTAAAATATACTCAACGGGAATTAAGTATCGATGCTTCTAGTAGTGAACACGCAGATAAAATTATTACCGCCATTGAAGCTTTACCGAGTGTCAAGGTAATTAGTTATTGCGATCGCACTTTTGCGATTCATCAAGGGGGAAAAATTTCGATGGTGAGTAAATTGCCCCTCAAGTCACAATCAGATTTGGCAATGGCTTACACTCCTGGAGTTGGTAGGATTTGTCGAGCGATCGCAGATGAGCCTGAACAAGTTTATTCTTTAACGATTAAAGGTAATACAGTTGCGGTGGTAACTGATGGTAGTGCCGTTTTAGGATTAGGAAATTTAGGGCCCCAAGCTGCCTTACCTGTAATGGAAGGAAAAGCTTTACTCTTTAAAGAATTTGCCAAGATTGACGCTTTTCCCATCTGTTTGGCTACTCAAGATACAGAAAAGATTATTGAAGCAGTTAAAAATATTGCTCCTGTATTTGGTGGCATTAATTTAGAAGATATTGCTGCGCCTCGTTGTTTTGAAATCGAACAAAGATTAAGAAAAGAATTAGATATTCCTGTCTTCCACGACGATCAACACGGTACAGCGATTGTTAGTTTAGCAGCATTGTATAACGCCTTAAAATTAGTCGGAAAAACCCTTGAAGAAATTAAGATTGTCATTAATGGTGCAGGGGCTGCTGGAATTGCGATCGCTAATTTATTTAAAAAAGCCGGAGCAACTACAATTTGGCTTTGTGATTCCAAAGGTATTCTTTCTCAACAAAGAAACGATCTTAGTGAAGAAAAAAAAGTCTTTGCCGTATCTACTAGTGGTACTTTAGCCGATGCGATGCATGATGCCGATGTTTTCCTTGGTGTTAGTGCGCCTGGAGTGGTAACACCAGAAATGGTTCATACAATGGCATCCCAACCAATTGTAATGGCAATGGCCAATCCAATTCCTGAAATCCAACCAGAATTAATTTATGATGACGTGGCTGTCATGGCAACAGGAAGAAGTGATTATCCCAATCAAATTAATAATGTTTTAGCTTTTCCTGGAGTATTTCGGGGTGCATTAGATTGCCGAGCTTCAGGTATTACGATTAATATGTATCTGGAAGCAGCAAAAGCGATCGCGGCTTTAATTAATTCGGAAGATTTAGACCGAGAACATATTATTCCCTCTGTCTTTGATCCTAGAGTTGCCGATGCTGTAGCTAGTGCTGTCAGACAAGCAGCCCTACAAGATGGAGTTGCCCGTAAATAG
- a CDS encoding M15 family metallopeptidase, giving the protein MDDIPEAIREKVDKQKSTTIPLNLILAGIFSLGVTALLMSFFLSRSSVEVESKIPSSPTPPPSVSAPPAKPKPSPQPASEKIENVLGHLPYQEISPDQLSSITADGKIRLEQKAAEKFIEMQAAAAAEGISLTPISGYRSISEQDYLFFGVKAERSQNTSKRAEVSAPPGYSEHHTGYAVDIGDGKVPATHVSPDFENTAAFKWLQNNAGRYSYELSFPRNNPQGISYEPWHWRYVGDRKSLETFYKARNLKQPNN; this is encoded by the coding sequence ATGGATGATATTCCAGAAGCAATTCGAGAAAAAGTAGATAAACAAAAGTCTACCACCATACCTTTAAATCTAATTTTAGCTGGAATCTTTAGTTTAGGCGTGACTGCCTTACTAATGAGTTTTTTCTTATCACGTTCTAGCGTCGAAGTTGAGAGCAAAATACCAAGTTCTCCGACTCCTCCACCCTCAGTATCAGCACCACCAGCTAAACCCAAACCTTCTCCCCAACCAGCTTCTGAAAAGATAGAAAATGTACTTGGACATTTACCTTATCAGGAAATTTCCCCTGATCAACTCAGTTCCATTACTGCCGATGGCAAAATTCGTCTCGAACAAAAAGCAGCCGAAAAATTTATCGAAATGCAAGCAGCAGCAGCAGCAGAAGGAATTAGTTTAACACCTATTTCTGGTTATCGTTCTATTTCCGAGCAAGATTACTTGTTTTTTGGGGTCAAAGCCGAAAGAAGTCAAAATACTAGCAAAAGAGCAGAAGTTAGTGCGCCTCCTGGTTACAGCGAACACCACACTGGTTATGCGGTCGACATCGGTGATGGTAAAGTACCTGCAACTCACGTCAGTCCTGACTTTGAAAACACGGCTGCCTTTAAATGGTTACAAAATAATGCGGGTCGCTATAGTTATGAGTTATCTTTTCCTCGTAACAATCCTCAAGGAATTAGTTACGAACCTTGGCATTGGCGTTACGTTGGCGATCGCAAAAGTTTAGAAACTTTTTACAAAGCTCGTAACCTCAAGCAGCCTAATAATTAA
- a CDS encoding YkvA family protein, producing MKFSLTSLYNWYRNAIRNPKYRWWIILGTLIYLISPIDISPDFIPIAGQIDDFMLATLLVTELSQLFLDKFKSNKQDIGVSQENVGQDVIDVEVEPVSTQKS from the coding sequence ATGAAATTTTCTCTTACCTCTCTTTACAACTGGTATCGTAACGCAATCCGCAACCCTAAATATCGCTGGTGGATCATTCTTGGTACTTTAATTTATTTAATCAGTCCTATTGATATTTCACCTGATTTTATTCCTATTGCAGGTCAAATTGATGACTTTATGCTCGCGACTTTATTAGTAACAGAACTATCTCAATTATTCTTAGATAAATTTAAATCTAATAAACAAGACATTGGAGTATCTCAAGAAAATGTTGGCCAAGATGTGATCGATGTAGAAGTCGAACCAGTTTCCACCCAAAAAAGCTAA
- the gcvH gene encoding glycine cleavage system protein GcvH — protein sequence MELEYPEDLKYLDTHEYIRLEGEIATIGVSAFAIDQLGDLVFLELPEVGDALEVGESFGSIESVKAVEDLYPPVSGTVIERNEAMIESPELIADDPYGEGWLIKIRVENPDDDIPDALSASEYRAQVEGND from the coding sequence ATGGAACTAGAATATCCTGAAGACTTAAAATACTTGGACACTCACGAATATATTCGTTTAGAAGGAGAGATTGCTACTATTGGAGTGAGTGCTTTTGCGATCGATCAATTAGGTGACTTGGTTTTTCTCGAACTGCCAGAGGTGGGAGATGCTTTAGAAGTAGGAGAAAGCTTTGGTAGTATCGAATCTGTTAAAGCAGTGGAGGATTTGTATCCCCCCGTGTCTGGAACAGTAATAGAAAGAAATGAAGCTATGATCGAATCTCCAGAGTTAATTGCTGATGATCCTTATGGAGAAGGTTGGTTAATCAAAATTAGGGTAGAAAATCCTGATGATGATATACCCGATGCTTTATCTGCAAGCGAATATCGCGCTCAAGTAGAAGGAAACGATTAA
- the gcvP gene encoding aminomethyl-transferring glycine dehydrogenase, translating into MLDFDINYHQTTINNSTDNLTQAKLKLTDNFIARHIGPNSTEIAQMLAVLGYKNLDELIDRTVPSAIRLQESLNLPEAKSETQALACLGAIASQNKIYRSFMGMGYYNCITPPVIQRNILENPGWYTAYTPYQAEIAQGRLEALLNFQTMIIELTGLEIANASLLDEGTAAAEAMSMSYGLCKTKANAFFVSDACHPQTIEVVKTRALPLGIEIIVGDHRTFDFATPIFGALVQYPATDGTIYDYREFIKQAHTAKALVTVAADLLSLALLTPPGEFGADIAVGNSQRFGVPLGYGGPHAAYFATKEEYKRQIPGRIVGVSKDVHGKPALRLALQTREQHIRRDKATSNICTAQVLLAVIASMYAVYHGAEGIKKIATRVHQLTVILAAGIKQLGYSIASESFFDTLKIEASNAEAIAIVAETEGINLRLLSGRALGISLDETTTLDDLIALWHIFAGKNKLPFTVEELTSDSSLPESLLRTSDYLSDPVFNRYHSETELLRYLHQLETKDLSLTTSMIPLGSCTMKLNATAEMLPVTWQEFGNIHPFAPLSQTQGYQKLFADLEAWLAEITGFAGVSLQPNAGSQGEYAGLQVIRQYHQDRGDEHRNICLIPESAHGTNPASAVMCGMKVVAVKCDREGNIDLEDLQIKAAKHSDNLAAIMVTYPSTHGVFEQEITEICAIIHQYGGQVYMDGANMNAQVGLCRPGDFGADVCHLNLHKTFCIPHGGGGPGMGPIGVAAHLIPYLPATSLSFEDSKSIGLISAAPWGSASILTISWMYIAMMGAKGLTEATKVAILNANYIAKRLEAYYPVLFTGKFGLVAHECIIDLRPLKKQAGIEVEDVAKRLMDYGFHAPTVSWPVIGTVMIEPTESESKEELDRFCDAMIAIYHEADAIANGQIDSVDNPLKNAPHTAESLICGEWKHPYSREQAAYPAPWTKEHKFWPVVGRIDNAYGDRNLVCSCEGMDAYQ; encoded by the coding sequence ATGCTTGATTTTGATATTAACTACCATCAAACAACTATTAATAATTCGACTGATAATTTAACACAAGCAAAATTAAAGCTCACTGATAATTTTATTGCTAGACACATCGGTCCTAATTCTACAGAAATCGCGCAGATGCTCGCGGTATTAGGATACAAAAATTTAGATGAACTAATTGATCGCACTGTCCCAAGCGCTATTCGTCTGCAAGAATCATTGAATTTACCTGAAGCGAAAAGTGAAACTCAAGCTTTAGCTTGCTTGGGTGCGATCGCGTCTCAGAATAAAATTTATCGTTCGTTTATGGGGATGGGATATTACAACTGTATCACCCCACCAGTGATTCAACGCAACATTTTAGAAAATCCTGGTTGGTACACAGCTTATACTCCCTATCAAGCAGAAATTGCCCAAGGCAGACTTGAAGCGTTACTCAATTTCCAAACCATGATTATTGAGTTGACTGGGTTAGAAATTGCGAATGCCTCTTTATTAGATGAAGGTACGGCAGCAGCCGAAGCGATGAGTATGAGTTATGGTTTGTGTAAAACTAAAGCTAATGCTTTTTTCGTATCTGATGCTTGTCATCCCCAAACTATTGAAGTTGTTAAAACGAGAGCTTTACCTTTAGGAATAGAAATAATTGTCGGCGATCATCGTACCTTTGATTTCGCCACGCCTATTTTTGGCGCATTAGTTCAGTATCCTGCCACAGACGGTACTATTTACGATTATCGTGAGTTTATTAAACAAGCACACACAGCCAAAGCTTTAGTCACTGTGGCAGCAGACTTACTCAGTCTTGCTCTATTAACTCCCCCTGGAGAATTTGGAGCAGATATTGCGGTAGGAAATAGTCAACGATTTGGTGTACCATTAGGTTATGGTGGTCCTCATGCAGCTTATTTTGCTACCAAAGAAGAATATAAACGGCAAATTCCTGGAAGAATTGTTGGAGTATCTAAAGACGTTCATGGCAAACCAGCTTTAAGGTTAGCCTTACAAACCAGAGAACAACATATTCGTAGAGATAAAGCAACCAGTAATATTTGTACTGCTCAAGTTTTACTTGCCGTAATCGCTTCGATGTACGCGGTTTATCATGGGGCAGAAGGAATTAAAAAGATTGCTACCAGAGTCCATCAATTGACTGTGATTTTGGCAGCAGGAATCAAACAACTGGGATATTCAATTGCTTCCGAATCTTTCTTCGATACTTTAAAAATAGAAGCAAGTAATGCCGAAGCGATCGCCATTGTAGCAGAAACAGAAGGAATTAATTTAAGATTATTAAGCGGTCGCGCTTTAGGAATTTCTCTTGATGAGACTACTACTTTAGATGATTTAATTGCCCTCTGGCATATTTTTGCAGGAAAAAACAAATTACCTTTTACCGTTGAAGAATTAACGAGCGATTCTTCTTTACCAGAATCATTATTACGTACTAGCGACTATCTGAGCGATCCAGTCTTTAACCGTTATCATTCGGAAACAGAATTACTGCGTTATCTTCATCAATTAGAAACCAAGGATTTATCCCTAACTACTTCCATGATTCCCTTGGGTTCTTGTACGATGAAACTTAATGCTACAGCAGAAATGCTCCCCGTCACTTGGCAAGAATTTGGAAATATTCATCCGTTTGCGCCCCTTTCCCAAACTCAAGGTTATCAAAAGCTTTTTGCTGATTTAGAAGCATGGCTGGCAGAAATTACAGGTTTTGCAGGAGTTTCCTTACAACCAAACGCTGGTTCTCAAGGAGAATACGCTGGACTACAAGTAATTCGTCAATATCATCAAGACAGAGGGGACGAACATCGTAATATTTGTTTAATTCCCGAATCTGCTCATGGTACAAATCCGGCCAGTGCGGTAATGTGTGGCATGAAAGTAGTTGCGGTAAAATGCGATCGCGAAGGTAATATCGATCTTGAAGATTTACAAATTAAAGCAGCCAAACACAGCGACAACCTAGCTGCAATTATGGTAACTTATCCATCTACTCATGGGGTATTTGAACAAGAAATTACCGAAATTTGCGCAATTATCCATCAATATGGTGGACAAGTTTATATGGACGGGGCAAATATGAATGCCCAAGTTGGTTTGTGTCGTCCAGGGGATTTTGGCGCAGATGTTTGTCACCTCAATTTACACAAAACTTTCTGTATTCCTCATGGTGGAGGAGGTCCAGGCATGGGACCAATCGGGGTAGCTGCTCATTTAATTCCCTATCTTCCCGCTACTTCTCTCTCTTTTGAAGATTCTAAATCAATTGGTTTAATTTCTGCTGCGCCTTGGGGTAGTGCTAGCATCTTGACTATTTCTTGGATGTATATTGCCATGATGGGGGCAAAAGGATTAACCGAAGCTACCAAAGTAGCCATTCTTAACGCCAATTACATCGCTAAACGTCTCGAAGCTTACTATCCAGTTTTATTTACAGGGAAATTCGGTTTAGTCGCCCATGAATGTATTATTGATTTGCGTCCTCTCAAAAAGCAAGCTGGTATAGAAGTTGAAGATGTTGCTAAACGGTTAATGGACTATGGTTTCCATGCACCCACTGTATCATGGCCAGTAATCGGGACAGTAATGATCGAACCAACTGAAAGCGAATCAAAAGAAGAATTAGATCGTTTTTGTGATGCCATGATTGCTATATATCACGAAGCAGACGCGATCGCAAATGGTCAGATCGATTCTGTGGATAATCCTCTCAAAAATGCCCCCCATACGGCTGAATCATTAATTTGTGGTGAATGGAAACATCCCTATTCTCGCGAACAAGCAGCTTATCCAGCACCTTGGACAAAAGAACACAAATTTTGGCCTGTGGTAGGCAGAATTGACAATGCCTACGGCGATCGCAATTTAGTTTGTTCTTGTGAAGGTATGGACGCTTATCAATAG
- a CDS encoding acyl-CoA dehydrogenase family protein — protein MNNQQQELLEIAQQYLQQEIAPKANQIDRQSDKLRVALQGLGKRNLLALRVPENLGGAGFSEIEYRQFQIAIASTSGALAFLQTQHQSAGSFLVASENQFLQQQYLPQMSKGKILIGVGFSQLRRRGKPMMQAREVEGGYLLDGEVPWITGFDFFDQFIIGAALPDGRELYGLLPLQTQTQDTSGTILLSQPMELIATTATNTVSGKIKQWFLPDQQVVSIKPPNSIHEGSKKNILHHGFFAMGCAYAALNLLKQIYQKKQLAFLEQSWQQLDRELTICKKKTFQVITQSNSSDQEKLQLRAWAINLAGRCSQAAIIATSGAANYLNSSAGRIYREALLFSVSGQTTDVMAESLKQLL, from the coding sequence ATGAACAATCAACAACAAGAACTATTAGAAATTGCTCAACAATATTTACAGCAAGAAATCGCCCCAAAAGCCAATCAAATCGACCGCCAGTCAGATAAACTGCGAGTAGCATTACAAGGTTTAGGAAAACGAAATCTTTTGGCTCTCAGAGTACCAGAAAATTTAGGCGGTGCTGGTTTTAGTGAAATTGAATATCGACAGTTTCAAATTGCGATCGCATCAACTTCTGGTGCGTTGGCTTTTTTACAAACTCAGCATCAAAGCGCGGGTTCTTTTTTAGTCGCTAGTGAAAACCAATTTCTTCAGCAACAATATTTACCTCAAATGAGTAAGGGAAAAATCTTAATTGGAGTTGGTTTTTCTCAGTTACGTCGACGTGGTAAACCTATGATGCAAGCGAGGGAAGTTGAAGGTGGCTATTTGCTTGATGGTGAAGTTCCTTGGATCACAGGCTTTGATTTTTTTGATCAATTTATCATTGGTGCAGCTTTACCCGATGGTAGAGAACTTTATGGACTACTTCCGCTACAAACTCAAACACAGGATACTTCAGGAACAATTCTTCTAAGTCAACCAATGGAATTAATTGCCACAACTGCTACTAATACAGTTAGTGGAAAGATCAAGCAATGGTTTTTACCTGATCAACAAGTAGTTTCAATTAAACCACCAAATTCAATTCATGAAGGTAGCAAAAAAAATATTTTGCATCACGGCTTTTTTGCCATGGGATGTGCCTATGCAGCCTTAAATCTACTCAAACAAATTTATCAAAAAAAACAACTTGCTTTTTTAGAACAATCTTGGCAACAGCTTGATCGAGAATTAACTATCTGTAAAAAGAAAACTTTTCAAGTTATTACTCAATCTAATTCTTCAGATCAAGAAAAACTGCAACTCCGTGCTTGGGCAATTAATTTAGCCGGGCGTTGTAGTCAAGCAGCCATTATTGCTACTAGTGGTGCAGCTAACTACTTGAACAGTTCGGCGGGAAGAATTTATCGAGAAGCTCTATTATTTAGTGTTTCTGGACAAACTACTGATGTCATGGCAGAAAGTCTCAAACAATTGCTATAA
- a CDS encoding AI-2E family transporter yields MSNQRLTLSLSNVLLLAAVGSLLVLLWQLKNLIVVLMIAIVIAATLAPIIKTAEKLSIPRWLAVILVYLGLIATLTGIGLIIGPTVAQQIENFINRLPSYLEVVRSLLERLALRFGVSEADTPTIINQLFDPQALTAWVISSSQQLLISSYGVTRGIIGSVLGFLLALLFSGYMLSGSNTLLQGIVNLFPYPWDVRLSAQIEPVARRMGGYLQGRILVSAILGVAISLGLGILGLSEFALGLGVIAGFTNLIPFFGPILGAVPALIAAIAQGGWTFLWVFLLFVVIQNVETYVLDPLLVGSSVRVHPLYQLLAVLGGAQVLGILGALIVPPWVAGASVLLENLYTKPKLLKEAKEI; encoded by the coding sequence ATGTCCAATCAACGTCTAACTCTTTCTTTGTCCAATGTACTTTTACTAGCTGCTGTCGGTTCGCTATTAGTACTGTTGTGGCAATTAAAAAATCTCATTGTCGTGTTGATGATTGCAATCGTCATTGCTGCTACTTTAGCACCGATCATTAAAACAGCCGAAAAACTCAGTATTCCTCGTTGGTTAGCCGTAATTCTGGTTTATCTTGGTTTAATCGCCACTTTAACAGGAATTGGCTTAATCATTGGTCCCACAGTCGCCCAACAAATTGAAAATTTTATTAACAGATTACCATCTTATTTAGAAGTTGTGCGATCGCTATTAGAAAGATTAGCATTGCGTTTTGGTGTGAGTGAAGCGGATACTCCTACTATTATCAATCAATTATTCGATCCCCAGGCATTAACTGCGTGGGTAATTAGTTCTAGTCAACAATTGCTGATTAGTTCTTATGGTGTTACTAGAGGAATTATTGGCAGTGTCTTGGGTTTTTTGTTGGCATTACTATTTTCTGGTTATATGTTATCTGGCTCAAATACTTTATTACAAGGAATAGTTAATTTGTTTCCTTATCCTTGGGATGTACGTTTATCTGCCCAAATTGAACCAGTTGCCAGACGAATGGGAGGCTATCTTCAGGGTAGAATCTTAGTTTCGGCTATTTTGGGTGTAGCGATTAGTTTAGGTTTGGGAATTTTAGGCTTATCAGAATTTGCTCTCGGTTTAGGCGTAATTGCTGGTTTTACCAACCTAATTCCTTTTTTTGGTCCAATTTTGGGTGCAGTTCCTGCTTTAATTGCTGCGATCGCTCAAGGAGGTTGGACGTTTCTTTGGGTTTTCTTACTGTTTGTAGTAATTCAAAATGTAGAAACCTATGTTCTCGATCCTCTGTTAGTAGGTTCTTCAGTAAGAGTGCATCCTCTTTATCAATTGCTTGCTGTTTTAGGTGGAGCGCAAGTACTAGGAATCTTGGGTGCGTTAATTGTTCCACCATGGGTAGCTGGTGCATCAGTATTATTAGAAAATCTTTACACTAAACCAAAACTATTAAAAGAAGCGAAAGAGATTTAG